Proteins co-encoded in one Callospermophilus lateralis isolate mCalLat2 chromosome 2, mCalLat2.hap1, whole genome shotgun sequence genomic window:
- the LOC143389690 gene encoding mas-related G-protein coupled receptor member X2-like, which produces MDPTIPALWTEITTMNGSDPAAPPPCGKEKLILRLLTFIIASVGLAGNAVVVWLLGFCIRRNVFSIYILNLAGADFFFLCCHLIGSLVTFINFFHSNSVSIPEFLNTVMIFYYIAGVSMLSSISTERCLSILCPIWYRFHRPRHMSTIICAVLWALSLLLSILEGVYCGFLLRDFDTDRCQAFDFTCAAWLIILVVILLGSSLVLLVRILCSSRPMLLSRLYVTILITALVFFLLAVPLGIYWFLLYWFYNDINSLPCRFLLVALVMSCVNSSVNPLIYFFVGSFRQRQRQPLKLVLQRALQDTPTGVLSNPWRLRK; this is translated from the coding sequence ATGGATCCCACCATTCCAGCCTTGTGGACTGAAATTACAACAATGAATGGAAGTGACCCAGCTGCTCCTCCACCATGTGGCAAGGAGAAACTTATCCTGCGTTTGCTGACTTTCATCATTGCCTCGGTTGGGCTGGCAGGGAATGCGGTTGTTGTCTGGCTCCTGGGATTCTGCATACGCAGGAATGTCTTCTCCATCTACATTCTCAACCTGGCTGGGGCTGACTTCTTCTTCCTCTGCTGCCACCTTATAGGATCTCTGGTGACATTCATCAATTTCTTTCATTCAAACTCAGTCTCCATCCCAGAGTTCTTAAACACTGTGATGATCTTTtattacattgcaggcgtgagcatgCTCAGCTCCATTAGCACTGAGCGCTGTCTTTCCATCTTGTGCCCCATCTGGTATCGCTTCCATCGACCAAGACACATGTCAACTATCATATGTGCTGTGCTCTGGGCTCTGTCCCTGCTGCTGAGCATACTGGAAGGGGTCTATTGTGGTTTCTTGTTGAGGGATTTTGACACTGATAGGTGTCAGGCATTTGATTTCACCTGTGCTGCATGGCTGATTATTTTGGTTGTGATTCTACTTGGTTCCAGCCTGGTCCTGTTAGTCAGAATCCTCTGTAGCTCCAGGCCAATGCTGCTAAGTAGGCTGTATGTGACCATCCTGATCACTGCACTGGTCTTCTTCCTCCTTGCTGTGCCCCTAGGCATTTACTGGTTCCTATTATATTGGTTTTATAATGACATTAATTCATTACCTTGTAGGTTTCTCCTGGTGGCCCTTGTCATGTCCTGTGTTAATAGCTCTGTCAACCCCCTCATTTACTTTTTCGTTGGCTCCTTTAGGCAGCGGCAGAGGCAGCCCCTCAAGCTGGTTCTCCAGAGGGCTCTGCAGGACACTCCTACAGGTGTCCTCAGCAATCCCTGGAGACTCAGGAAGTAG